The Agarilytica rhodophyticola genome has a window encoding:
- a CDS encoding M20/M25/M40 family metallo-hydrolase, with protein sequence MKLSTLVFALALTTLNFGVSAAQTELNVKDSKDKKVWITIGEKAAKTIQSQYSSSVPMNVSKKQFNSANSTLNTKVTVASVSESDLEELSDIMHHEYNRCGGYFFHESLEEAQNYVKSIQNIQPMLVNYTINNPNGVATLLSQLKASNLVNTVNTLKAYHNRYYDVQSGADAAVYIRDSWQTIGASRSDFSVELFNHSWQQPSVIATITGTTSPDEIVVIGGHLDSINGSNRRNGKAPGADDNASGIAVVTETLRAIVASGYKPEKTIKFMGYAAEEVGLRGSNAIAQSFKADNKNVIGVAQFDMSGYQGTSNRDIVFMTDFTNSGQNQFMSQLLDTYHQDIVYGFGQCGYGCSDHASWHNQGFPASMPFESNLSDSNPTIHSSNDSTYDVDHSMNFAKLSVTFIAELAKGGTGSTPTPTPTPTPTVTPIPTPSPNVLINNVPKNQLSAQRDDDIVFTMEVPSSASNINFSISGGSGDADLYVRFGSEPTDSRYDCRPYRNGNNESCNVNQTGGKYYVRVKAYRSFSGLTLIGSYNN encoded by the coding sequence ATGAAGTTATCAACTTTAGTATTTGCCTTGGCTCTAACAACATTAAATTTTGGTGTTAGCGCAGCTCAGACCGAATTAAATGTGAAAGATAGTAAAGATAAAAAGGTTTGGATTACTATTGGAGAAAAAGCAGCAAAAACGATTCAATCTCAATATTCATCTTCAGTACCAATGAACGTCTCTAAAAAGCAATTTAATTCGGCTAACAGCACATTAAATACAAAGGTGACAGTAGCCAGCGTTTCAGAATCTGATTTAGAAGAGCTGAGTGATATTATGCATCATGAATATAATCGTTGTGGCGGTTATTTCTTTCATGAATCTCTAGAAGAAGCACAAAATTATGTTAAGTCTATACAGAACATACAACCAATGCTTGTAAACTATACAATAAACAACCCTAATGGCGTCGCAACACTTTTGTCGCAACTAAAAGCGAGCAACTTAGTAAATACGGTGAATACTTTAAAGGCATATCACAATCGATATTATGATGTGCAATCAGGCGCTGATGCGGCAGTCTATATAAGAGATTCGTGGCAAACTATTGGAGCCAGTCGCTCGGACTTCAGTGTTGAGCTATTTAATCATAGTTGGCAGCAACCTTCAGTTATCGCTACTATTACAGGTACAACCAGTCCAGATGAAATCGTAGTTATAGGAGGTCATTTAGACTCGATAAATGGCTCCAATCGGCGTAATGGTAAGGCACCCGGTGCCGATGATAATGCCTCAGGGATAGCAGTAGTAACGGAAACGTTAAGAGCAATAGTAGCCAGTGGTTATAAACCAGAAAAAACTATTAAATTTATGGGCTACGCAGCTGAAGAAGTTGGTCTACGAGGCTCAAATGCTATCGCTCAATCATTTAAAGCGGATAATAAAAATGTTATCGGGGTTGCCCAATTTGATATGTCTGGTTACCAAGGAACGTCAAACAGAGATATTGTCTTTATGACGGACTTTACTAATAGTGGACAAAATCAATTTATGAGCCAGCTTCTGGACACCTATCACCAAGACATTGTCTATGGTTTCGGCCAATGTGGTTATGGCTGTTCGGATCATGCCTCTTGGCATAACCAAGGGTTTCCGGCATCAATGCCTTTTGAATCAAACCTAAGCGACTCTAACCCAACCATTCATTCCAGTAACGATTCTACATACGATGTCGATCACTCCATGAACTTTGCCAAGCTTTCTGTGACATTTATTGCAGAATTAGCCAAAGGCGGAACTGGGAGCACCCCGACTCCTACCCCTACGCCTACTCCGACGGTAACACCTATACCAACACCCTCACCTAATGTACTTATTAATAATGTACCCAAGAATCAGCTATCTGCACAAAGAGACGATGATATTGTTTTCACTATGGAAGTACCAAGCAGTGCAAGTAATATTAACTTTTCAATAAGTGGAGGCAGTGGTGATGCAGACTTATATGTAAGGTTTGGCTCCGAACCAACTGATTCTCGCTATGATTGTCGCCCTTATCGTAATGGTAATAATGAGAGTTGTAATGTTAATCAAACTGGTGGTAAATATTATGTGAGAGTCAAAGCATATAGATCATTCTCAGGCCTCACCCTCATAGGGAGTTATAATAATTAG
- a CDS encoding coproporphyrinogen-III oxidase family protein, which produces MANTQSAIIARSGKKQKDSVIHYSDEKPNRDGFVVAWPPQRYWQTQKAPSSVNTAPLHLYFHIPFCLQRCRYCFFKIGILSENSHEVRERYVSALCKEIEQVAEDHNLQGRKISSIYFGGGTPSVLSPKQLEKVKDTIDKFFTVESPEFVFEIEPVTLNNRLIDSLPDLGVNRISFGIQSFDDRVVALTGRHDTEEKNCRAIERALKAGIVVNVDLLSGLEGETFSSWQHSVNRAIDLGVNAITVYKLELYSNANYMEDAKKGNLSLPTNEQELEFARWALNKLNENNYLPSTYFTFTREGNYPQHHIISRWRGEDMYGFGASAFGSINGYSRQNISDIDEYLNTVEQGKNPNQRIVKMNTSDYMLRDLVMGLKTTVVDLDKYQQNHGIDLKIILQKDIQTLLNSELIEIKDNFLKLTREGILYGDYCGRYLGAALRNIFSGESRPIRA; this is translated from the coding sequence GTGGCAAATACACAAAGCGCCATTATTGCACGCTCTGGAAAAAAACAAAAAGATAGTGTTATACACTACAGCGATGAAAAACCAAATCGAGATGGTTTCGTTGTTGCTTGGCCACCACAACGTTACTGGCAAACACAAAAAGCACCTAGCTCGGTAAATACTGCCCCATTGCATCTTTATTTTCATATCCCTTTCTGCTTACAAAGATGTCGTTACTGCTTCTTCAAAATAGGCATTCTTTCAGAGAATTCACACGAAGTGCGTGAACGTTATGTCTCCGCTTTATGTAAAGAAATAGAACAGGTGGCCGAAGACCATAATTTACAAGGAAGAAAAATTAGCTCCATATACTTTGGTGGAGGGACGCCCAGCGTTTTATCACCCAAACAATTGGAGAAAGTTAAGGATACAATAGATAAATTTTTTACAGTAGAAAGTCCAGAATTTGTTTTTGAAATTGAGCCAGTTACTTTAAATAACCGACTAATAGATAGCCTTCCTGATCTAGGAGTCAATCGTATAAGCTTCGGAATACAATCATTTGACGATAGAGTTGTCGCTTTAACTGGGCGCCACGATACGGAGGAAAAAAATTGTCGAGCAATTGAGCGCGCACTTAAAGCAGGTATAGTAGTCAATGTGGATTTACTTTCAGGTCTGGAAGGAGAAACTTTCTCCAGTTGGCAACACTCAGTTAATCGAGCAATTGATTTGGGAGTCAACGCTATTACAGTTTACAAGTTGGAGCTATATTCAAATGCGAATTATATGGAAGATGCAAAGAAAGGGAATTTATCATTGCCTACTAACGAACAAGAGCTTGAGTTTGCTCGTTGGGCACTTAACAAATTAAATGAAAATAATTACCTACCCTCTACTTATTTCACATTTACCCGTGAAGGAAATTATCCCCAACATCATATTATAAGCCGTTGGCGCGGCGAAGATATGTACGGTTTTGGAGCGTCAGCATTTGGTAGTATTAATGGTTATTCACGACAAAATATTAGTGACATAGATGAATATCTAAATACTGTTGAACAGGGGAAAAATCCAAATCAGCGGATTGTAAAAATGAATACCTCCGATTATATGTTAAGAGACCTAGTAATGGGCTTAAAAACAACTGTAGTAGATTTAGATAAATATCAGCAGAACCATGGTATTGATCTAAAAATAATATTACAAAAAGACATTCAAACCTTACTAAATTCAGAGCTAATCGAAATAAAAGATAACTTTTTAAAACTAACTAGAGAAGGCATATTATACGGCGATTATTGTGGTAGATATCTTGGTGCAGCGTTAAGAAATATTTTCTCCGGTGAATCAAGGCCCATTAGAGCTTAG
- a CDS encoding SDR family oxidoreductase has product MPIKKVALVTGGNRGIGLAACELLEQKDIIVYMACRDIDSGKKAITRKNLERTQAIQLDVSKPETFAPAFDIIEKESGKLDILVNNAGISRGVRDKPSEEDIEQIRDTFEVNFFGPWLLIQQMLPLLKKSENGHIINVSSGHGSSTKISGNNLAYRSSKSSLNVLTQAFADELAGSGIRVNCMTPGWVRTKLGGVAAPRTPSQGAETILWLATNNEGSSGKFYKDKDIFPW; this is encoded by the coding sequence ATGCCGATAAAAAAAGTAGCATTGGTAACTGGCGGAAACAGGGGTATTGGTTTGGCGGCCTGCGAGTTATTGGAACAAAAAGATATAATAGTGTATATGGCATGTCGCGACATAGACAGTGGTAAAAAAGCCATTACTAGGAAAAACCTTGAAAGAACACAAGCTATACAATTAGACGTGAGTAAACCCGAAACTTTTGCACCTGCGTTTGATATTATTGAAAAAGAATCGGGAAAATTAGATATCTTAGTTAATAATGCAGGGATATCTCGTGGGGTTAGAGATAAGCCTAGCGAAGAGGATATAGAACAAATCCGCGATACGTTTGAAGTCAACTTCTTCGGTCCCTGGCTTCTTATTCAACAAATGCTACCACTGTTAAAAAAAAGTGAAAATGGTCATATTATTAATGTTTCGAGTGGTCATGGTAGTTCTACAAAAATCTCAGGAAATAACTTAGCGTATCGAAGTTCAAAGTCGTCACTAAATGTTCTGACGCAAGCATTCGCAGATGAACTTGCCGGCAGTGGAATACGTGTTAACTGTATGACTCCCGGTTGGGTAAGAACCAAACTAGGTGGTGTTGCGGCACCAAGAACACCCTCACAAGGCGCTGAAACAATTTTATGGCTAGCAACAAATAATGAGGGTTCTAGTGGCAAATTTTATAAAGATAAGGATATTTTTCCATGGTAA
- a CDS encoding sulfotransferase family 2 domain-containing protein yields MLITPDFVFVHLPKTGGTFVTKILHEIYGEKAIEYGRKHATCDEIPEHELTKPILSVFRSPFDRYVSQYHYGWWKTHPEEYCKIDKVVEKYPHYPEISFYDFVHIANDFFTNTHQGKENGYINTKLSNEDKMGWHTEQFVRFFCHKSRQAFADIDEIQLKKGKHLKDEYSVHFLHTDRLNSDLADFLVQFDIDETILNNVLVHKPVLPNEAFELREKSDAFSYFNEDLKNFVTQREQFLFHRFPQYMNLS; encoded by the coding sequence ATGCTGATTACACCCGACTTTGTATTCGTTCACTTACCCAAAACCGGTGGTACTTTCGTTACTAAAATACTGCATGAAATATATGGCGAAAAAGCTATTGAATACGGCCGCAAACATGCTACCTGTGATGAAATACCAGAACATGAGCTCACAAAACCTATATTGTCAGTATTCAGATCACCATTTGATCGTTACGTATCACAATACCACTACGGGTGGTGGAAAACACACCCCGAAGAATATTGCAAAATAGATAAAGTTGTTGAGAAATATCCTCACTACCCTGAAATTTCATTCTATGATTTCGTTCATATTGCTAATGATTTCTTTACCAATACTCATCAGGGTAAAGAAAATGGTTACATTAATACTAAGCTTTCAAACGAAGATAAAATGGGCTGGCATACTGAACAGTTTGTACGTTTTTTTTGTCACAAGTCGAGGCAAGCATTCGCAGACATTGACGAGATTCAGTTGAAAAAGGGTAAGCATTTAAAAGACGAATACAGCGTTCATTTTTTACACACCGATAGATTGAATTCTGATTTAGCTGATTTTTTAGTGCAGTTCGATATCGACGAAACTATTTTAAATAATGTTCTTGTACATAAACCCGTGTTACCTAACGAGGCATTCGAGTTGAGAGAAAAAAGCGATGCATTTTCTTATTTTAACGAAGATCTAAAAAATTTCGTTACCCAACGAGAACAGTTTCTCTTTCATCGTTTTCCACAGTATATGAATTTATCTTGA
- a CDS encoding acyl carrier protein translates to MDKREILDILKNIIVDKLDLNLKFKDIDDKASLLDDGLSLDSISMAEFVELVESEFSIQILDDDLDTDTFGSLEGVCYLVQRMLESIKEEA, encoded by the coding sequence GTGGATAAGAGAGAAATACTAGACATATTAAAAAACATAATTGTCGACAAATTAGATCTCAATTTAAAGTTTAAAGATATTGATGATAAGGCTTCTCTCTTGGATGATGGCCTATCTCTTGACTCCATCAGTATGGCCGAATTTGTAGAGCTAGTTGAATCAGAGTTCTCAATTCAAATACTCGATGATGATTTAGACACAGATACGTTTGGTTCGCTGGAAGGGGTCTGTTATTTAGTCCAAAGGATGTTGGAATCAATAAAAGAAGAGGCTTAA
- a CDS encoding GrpB family protein: MPTKSTEHMRLLNQLKKEIGEIHGEPILQRFRRWQSITSPDIPMKQEPYNPRWGECFKTSTEEMANKLRNFNINYYHIGSTSVPGLASKPIIDIIIQVNDLGSHEQVINILSLMNYKNWGCSPVHPDVTWHWHKNINPVSKVIHLCTANNPWVSAALNFRDYLRYFPDKRREYMNLKAKLSRESNNDLVLYSIKKALLLYRLNKEANTWRAHKNIV, encoded by the coding sequence ATGCCAACGAAATCTACAGAACACATGAGATTGTTGAATCAGCTAAAGAAGGAAATAGGCGAAATCCATGGTGAGCCCATACTCCAGCGCTTTCGCCGTTGGCAAAGCATAACTTCACCAGATATACCAATGAAACAAGAGCCTTATAATCCTCGCTGGGGAGAGTGCTTTAAAACATCTACCGAAGAAATGGCTAATAAATTGAGGAATTTCAATATTAACTATTATCACATAGGTAGTACGTCAGTTCCTGGTTTAGCATCTAAGCCCATCATTGATATTATTATTCAAGTTAATGACCTTGGTTCGCACGAGCAAGTAATAAATATATTGTCCTTAATGAATTATAAAAATTGGGGCTGCAGCCCTGTGCATCCTGATGTAACATGGCACTGGCACAAAAACATTAATCCAGTCAGTAAGGTAATACATCTGTGCACAGCCAATAATCCTTGGGTATCTGCTGCGTTAAATTTTCGTGATTATCTTCGTTACTTTCCAGATAAAAGACGAGAGTATATGAACTTAAAGGCAAAATTATCAAGAGAAAGTAATAATGATCTTGTCCTATATTCGATTAAAAAAGCCTTGTTACTTTACCGCTTGAATAAAGAAGCTAATACATGGCGAGCGCATAAAAATATCGTTTAG
- a CDS encoding sulfotransferase family protein: MVRPPNLFIIGAPRCGTTSLYSAFKQHPQIYTSVLKEPHFYAQDMPIQPHTVTSVDEYSHLFYCAKDEKYVAEASVWYLYSKSAASLISKEHPEARIVIMLRNPVEMIVSLYNLYLRTGNETQTDPRLALLRNNEEVHKHSYFPFGLYYKRLIKLYDTLETWFSYFKREQINILFYEEFYHHPNKSFTQLCNWLNIDDDADISFDPVEARKRVKFKAMRQLRHLPTSIKEKINPAASKLHAQKKHKTISEDVMEILRRESTERSRNLPAIIGRDLPLSWT, encoded by the coding sequence ATGGTAAGACCACCTAACTTATTTATTATTGGCGCACCACGATGTGGAACCACTTCACTCTATTCAGCATTTAAACAACATCCTCAAATATATACTTCGGTACTAAAAGAGCCGCACTTTTACGCACAGGACATGCCAATACAACCTCATACAGTTACTTCAGTTGATGAATATAGCCACCTATTTTATTGTGCAAAAGATGAGAAATATGTTGCGGAGGCTTCTGTTTGGTACTTATATAGTAAATCAGCAGCATCTCTAATATCTAAAGAACATCCAGAAGCACGGATCGTTATTATGTTGAGAAATCCTGTAGAGATGATTGTCAGCTTATATAATCTTTATCTACGAACAGGAAATGAAACGCAAACCGATCCAAGATTGGCGTTATTAAGAAATAATGAAGAAGTGCATAAACATAGCTATTTTCCTTTTGGTTTATACTACAAACGATTGATTAAATTGTATGATACCCTTGAAACTTGGTTCTCTTACTTTAAGCGTGAACAAATAAATATTCTTTTTTATGAAGAGTTTTATCATCACCCCAACAAAAGTTTTACTCAGCTGTGCAATTGGCTAAATATAGATGATGATGCTGATATTAGTTTTGACCCTGTGGAAGCGAGAAAACGGGTCAAGTTTAAGGCCATGAGACAACTGAGACACCTACCAACAAGTATTAAAGAGAAAATCAACCCTGCTGCATCAAAGCTGCATGCTCAAAAGAAACATAAGACTATATCTGAAGATGTTATGGAAATATTACGAAGAGAATCTACTGAAAGGTCGAGAAATTTACCAGCAATAATCGGCCGAGATCTCCCTCTATCTTGGACATAG
- a CDS encoding MFS transporter, giving the protein MLFSCAESCRLLTGAFHVIYLLSTGIELRYLFLLQATFSISNLISEIYSIRLTAVIGPRWALIMGVNLWGLYFFLCLFSPNIFILVFAYAVYGCGFSLVNGSFEQWLESCIINNNENKSSSIDYMRMRRKYFSLLNVVVGFVGALFVSLSNSYYIAYVASAILLFTVSYFLCLIPYVETPKKINCNNDKTYKATQKDNIILDKKTSLYFLIAIITSILFMPILHLWQPLFENIYSGEILGFSIETAMMLGLVFSSYNLFNFIFNHITIKIKQHQKKWIDSNSSIFSVILLSLSIYATNNNFILTCLLFSLSYCFLSQIQIIHRSRAIVFWSDEKINQVLSYSNFLSRIFTASIWLFYFNFLQNGSYKTMFSVSILCLILIYPLNYISKKINN; this is encoded by the coding sequence GTGTTATTTTCCTGTGCGGAATCATGTAGACTCCTGACAGGCGCTTTTCATGTTATCTACTTGTTATCTACCGGGATAGAATTAAGATATCTATTTCTACTACAAGCGACCTTTTCAATTTCCAATTTAATATCCGAAATATATTCGATTCGGCTAACAGCAGTTATAGGTCCGCGCTGGGCTTTAATTATGGGAGTTAATCTTTGGGGACTTTATTTCTTCTTATGTTTATTTTCACCTAATATTTTTATTCTTGTCTTCGCTTATGCAGTCTATGGCTGTGGGTTTTCATTGGTTAACGGATCATTTGAACAGTGGCTAGAATCATGCATTATCAATAATAATGAAAACAAATCATCCTCGATAGATTACATGAGAATGAGGCGAAAATATTTTTCTCTTTTGAATGTTGTCGTTGGGTTTGTAGGGGCTTTGTTCGTAAGTTTATCTAATAGTTATTATATTGCTTACGTAGCATCTGCAATACTACTATTTACGGTAAGTTATTTCCTTTGTTTGATACCTTATGTGGAGACACCAAAAAAGATAAACTGCAATAACGACAAAACTTATAAAGCCACACAAAAAGACAATATAATCTTAGACAAAAAAACTTCTTTATATTTTCTAATAGCAATAATTACAAGCATATTATTTATGCCAATACTACACTTATGGCAGCCTTTATTTGAAAATATATATTCAGGGGAGATTCTTGGTTTTTCTATAGAGACAGCAATGATGTTGGGTCTAGTTTTTTCATCATATAACTTATTTAATTTTATATTTAATCACATAACAATAAAAATAAAACAACATCAAAAAAAATGGATAGATAGCAACTCATCAATTTTTTCTGTTATTTTATTATCATTATCTATTTATGCAACAAACAATAATTTCATACTGACATGTTTATTATTTTCTCTTTCTTACTGTTTTTTATCACAAATTCAAATCATACATAGATCGAGAGCTATTGTTTTCTGGAGCGACGAAAAAATAAACCAGGTCTTGTCTTATTCAAATTTTTTGTCACGCATTTTCACTGCAAGCATATGGCTATTTTATTTTAATTTTCTACAAAACGGTTCTTATAAGACTATGTTTTCTGTATCAATTTTGTGTTTAATTTTAATTTACCCCCTAAACTATATATCTAAAAAAATCAACAATTAA